A window of Ptychodera flava strain L36383 chromosome 1, AS_Pfla_20210202, whole genome shotgun sequence contains these coding sequences:
- the LOC139144998 gene encoding lysoplasmalogenase TMEM86A-like, which produces MRAQAEGQSIDPKAKGGVYAVRKHNKKDRILKVPMLSHMFKSSFFFLAVALYFSLEDSIPTPSQEAVFIKILPIVSLAAFVVLHSLASGKLANFSVGILCGLVLSGIGDYYLVYKTTHFLHGLASFAVAQLIYAVTFGLRPFKPVILLVCSVVALSMYTYLFPGLKGIHVVSIFIYMIVIYYMAWRALARCQFVEGNWTWGQLLCALGSVSFLISDFVIGVDLFRYDVPHRSFIVMVTYYLAQFGITMAVTDYPSMDEIKMKKAK; this is translated from the exons ATGAGGGCGCAGGCAGAAGGCCAAAGCATAGACCCCAAGGCCAAAGGTGGTGTTTATGCTGTTCGGAAGCACAACAAGAAAGACAGGATATTAAAAGTGCCA ATGCTGAGCCACATGTTCAAGTCGTCATTCTTCTTCCTTGCCGTGGCGCTGTACTTCAGCTTGGAAGACTCCATACCAACCCCATCACAAGAGGCCGTGTTCATCAAAATCCTGCCGATAGTATCACTGGCTGCCTTTGTTGTTCTGCATTCTCTGGCGTCTGGAAAACTGGCAAACTTCTCAGTCGGGATCCTGTGTGGTCTTGTTCTATCTGGAATAGGAGATTACTACTTGGTTTACAAGACGACGCATTTTCTTCATGGTCTTGCATCATTTGCTGTGGCACAGCTTATCTATGCAGTAACCTTTGGCTTGAGGCCTTTCAAGCCAGTAATTCTGCTGGTCTGTTCGGTAGTAGCTCTAAGTATGTATACGTATCTTTTCCCAGGATTGAAAGGCATTCACGTAGTTTCAATTTTTATATACATGATAGTGATCTACTACATGGCATGGAGGGCTCTGGCGAGATGTCAGTTTGTGGAAGGGAATTGGACATGGGGTCAGCTGTTGTGTGCCCTGGGGTCAGTGTCATTCTTGATTTCAGATTTTGTCATTGGAGTGGATTTGTTCCGATACGATGTGCCTCACAGGAGCTTCATTGTCATGGTGACCTACTATTTGGCTCAGTTTGGTATCACCATGGCAGTGACAGATTATCCATCAATGGATGAAATCAAAATGAAGAAAGCAAAATAG